In Reichenbachiella agarivorans, one genomic interval encodes:
- a CDS encoding YheT family hydrolase, translating to MPVIDKSTYGNFLSPLRSGHLETIFPSLFREIKDVRFTRERINTPDNDFLDLDWLQGQFNKLVIISHGLEGSTERHYIKSCARYFHQRGYDVLAWNYRSCGQEMNLNLRLYHHGVTDDFETVVNYAVNTRRYKRIGLVGYSMGGSTTLKYLGEYGASVPKHVVAAAVFSVPCNLWNSAHQLTFRGNIFYRKRFLKKLIEKVKRKHEQFPDLIDITGIDEIHSFSVFDEKYTAPIHGFRSARHFYESASSDLHYHSIKVPSLIVNAINDPLLGGPCYPYTICQESKFLTLETPKCGGHVGFRLRGKNYSWMDQRAFEYIDSYMKDWSLH from the coding sequence ATGCCTGTAATTGATAAGTCAACTTATGGAAATTTTCTTTCTCCCTTGAGAAGTGGACACCTGGAGACGATTTTCCCAAGTTTATTTAGGGAGATTAAGGATGTGCGTTTTACGAGAGAGCGGATCAATACACCAGACAACGATTTTCTGGATTTAGATTGGCTGCAAGGGCAGTTCAACAAACTGGTCATTATTTCTCATGGATTGGAGGGTAGTACAGAGCGTCACTATATCAAAAGCTGTGCGAGGTATTTTCATCAGCGAGGCTATGATGTGTTGGCGTGGAACTATCGGTCGTGTGGTCAGGAGATGAATCTCAACTTGAGGCTGTATCACCATGGAGTGACAGACGATTTTGAGACGGTCGTGAATTATGCAGTAAATACACGACGGTACAAGAGGATAGGGTTGGTGGGGTATTCGATGGGAGGGAGCACTACCTTGAAATACCTCGGAGAATATGGCGCGAGTGTACCCAAACATGTCGTGGCGGCAGCCGTATTTTCAGTCCCTTGCAACCTTTGGAACAGTGCACATCAATTGACTTTTCGAGGAAATATCTTCTACAGAAAGCGGTTTCTCAAAAAACTGATTGAGAAAGTCAAACGAAAGCATGAGCAGTTTCCAGACCTGATTGACATCACGGGTATAGATGAGATCCATTCGTTTAGTGTGTTTGATGAGAAGTACACAGCTCCCATTCATGGTTTTCGCTCAGCGAGACACTTTTATGAATCGGCTAGTTCTGACCTACATTATCACAGTATCAAGGTTCCGTCTTTGATAGTCAATGCGATCAACGACCCCTTGCTGGGAGGGCCTTGTTATCCGTACACGATATGCCAAGAGAGTAAATTTCTCACACTAGAGACTCCTAAGTGTGGTGGACATGTAGGTTTTCGACTGAGAGGAAAAAACTACAGTTGGATGGATCAGAGAGCATTTGAGTACATCGATAGCTATATGAAGGATTGGTCATTGCATTGA
- a CDS encoding porin family protein — MKIRSLFSLLIILVVSTTVTTAQDSRKTYVGVKGGYNFSQVNLYHSFNGYVMKQGVQTGYQGGIIVMNYLRNHIGIQAELNYTQKGYIQKFDNGQPDYESQFNYVDLPFLFNLHTGKNKLHVFINAGCFFEYLINVESSSEPSDTGGYDFDPYDKDRDPNFGYGFRGGAGVFYDSRVGTFMLEGSFNYSLSNYLDPVTFDSGVPTLSNHYLLGITVGYLISFGELK; from the coding sequence AGACAGTCGCAAGACCTATGTCGGGGTAAAGGGCGGATACAATTTCTCACAAGTCAATTTATACCATTCATTTAATGGCTATGTGATGAAACAAGGCGTACAAACTGGATACCAGGGAGGAATAATCGTGATGAACTACCTGCGCAATCATATAGGAATCCAAGCCGAATTGAATTATACGCAGAAAGGATACATTCAAAAATTTGACAATGGACAACCTGATTACGAATCTCAATTCAATTATGTCGATCTCCCTTTCTTATTCAATCTACATACTGGCAAAAACAAACTCCATGTCTTCATCAATGCAGGTTGCTTCTTTGAGTACCTAATCAATGTGGAGTCGTCTAGCGAACCCAGCGATACGGGCGGATACGATTTTGACCCCTATGACAAAGATCGTGACCCTAACTTTGGTTATGGTTTTCGTGGAGGTGCTGGCGTATTTTATGACTCTAGGGTCGGCACTTTTATGTTGGAGGGTAGTTTCAACTACAGTCTTAGCAATTATCTTGACCCAGTTACCTTTGATAGCGGGGTGCCCACCTTGTCCAATCACTATCTCTTAGGTATCACAGTGGGCTATTTGATTTCCTTTGGGGAGTTAAAATAA
- a CDS encoding FKBP-type peptidyl-prolyl cis-trans isomerase — MNFSSLISLLILLSFIICSCQDITKTKSGIEVTYIERGQESLLPDSCVLFLNIQYVDDNGKELFSSQADGRPLALPYRAATWGISAPHAGPFYEVLATCKIQDSIQFTLTAEQLYIKTFNLDEVPKELSLSDSSKINFFIAVDSQMTETNFRQFTEQKALRDQAKFQKEEDERKILQDSLIRQYLEEQGINATRTESGLWYVIKEQGTGAKPVENDLITIHYRGSLLDGTMFDSSYEKGEPVRFAFGVRDVLKGWDEGFELLNLGGKAMFILPSHLANGSYSDGPIKPYSILRYDVELLEITKRD, encoded by the coding sequence ATGAATTTTAGCTCCCTCATATCATTGTTGATACTACTTTCTTTCATTATTTGTTCCTGCCAAGATATCACAAAGACCAAATCAGGAATTGAAGTGACTTATATAGAAAGAGGTCAAGAATCTCTGTTACCCGATAGTTGTGTGCTATTTCTTAATATTCAATACGTCGATGACAATGGAAAAGAACTGTTTAGTTCACAAGCAGATGGTCGTCCGTTGGCTTTACCTTACAGAGCTGCCACTTGGGGCATATCTGCCCCTCATGCGGGTCCTTTTTATGAGGTCTTGGCTACATGCAAGATTCAAGACAGCATACAATTTACATTGACAGCTGAGCAATTGTATATCAAAACATTCAACCTAGATGAAGTTCCCAAAGAACTCTCCCTTTCGGACTCATCCAAAATCAATTTTTTCATAGCTGTAGATAGTCAAATGACAGAAACCAATTTCAGACAATTTACTGAACAAAAGGCATTGCGGGATCAGGCCAAATTCCAAAAAGAAGAAGACGAACGAAAAATACTACAAGACAGCTTGATCCGTCAATACCTAGAGGAACAAGGCATCAATGCTACGAGAACAGAGAGTGGTCTATGGTATGTCATCAAAGAACAAGGTACTGGTGCTAAACCAGTAGAAAACGATCTAATAACTATCCATTATAGAGGCTCTCTCCTAGACGGCACCATGTTCGACTCTTCGTATGAAAAAGGAGAACCTGTCCGATTTGCATTTGGTGTGAGAGACGTACTCAAAGGATGGGACGAAGGGTTCGAGCTTTTAAACCTAGGAGGCAAGGCCATGTTTATCCTCCCAAGTCATCTAGCCAATGGCTCTTACTCCGATGGTCCTATCAAACCATATTCGATTTTGAGATATGATGTTGAACTCCTCGAAATCACAAAAAGAGATTGA
- a CDS encoding FKBP-type peptidyl-prolyl cis-trans isomerase: MSISCLMFSCNQTAAPSKDLIYIKHGETSLVDSSMLVMNFLYKDENGNHLTDSATRALPLHMPYIKALWDTLGIFYTTLGKCNIGDSVHFTLSAKQLYIETFGETEIPAELKLSKQSPVNFYVGFTSQMSLDDFYHQQDSMENKRYQDYINDTEKRNIAQGLTIDQYLDKQGLKANKTESGLRYVITQEGMGDIPKQGDRVRIHFHGTLLNGDVFGSSYDSGESPYEFELGRGEVIAAWEEAVSLFKAGTKATLLVPSDLGFGYANRYDIPGSSILRYDIEIISVESAK, translated from the coding sequence ATGAGTATATCCTGTTTGATGTTTTCGTGCAATCAGACTGCTGCTCCGAGTAAAGACCTGATTTATATCAAACATGGCGAGACCTCTCTGGTAGATAGCAGTATGCTTGTCATGAATTTTTTATACAAGGATGAAAATGGCAACCATCTCACAGACTCTGCAACGAGAGCATTGCCATTGCATATGCCTTATATCAAAGCATTGTGGGATACCTTGGGTATCTTCTATACCACATTGGGCAAATGCAACATTGGAGATAGTGTGCATTTTACCTTATCAGCAAAACAGCTGTATATAGAAACCTTTGGCGAAACAGAAATCCCTGCTGAATTAAAGTTATCCAAGCAGTCACCTGTCAATTTTTATGTTGGGTTTACTAGCCAGATGAGCTTAGATGATTTTTATCATCAACAAGACTCTATGGAAAACAAACGCTACCAGGACTATATCAACGATACTGAAAAAAGAAATATAGCACAAGGACTCACTATAGATCAATACCTCGATAAACAAGGGTTAAAAGCCAACAAAACAGAAAGCGGATTGAGATATGTCATTACACAGGAGGGAATGGGAGACATCCCCAAACAAGGTGACAGAGTAAGGATTCATTTTCATGGCACACTTTTAAACGGTGATGTATTCGGATCTTCTTATGACTCGGGTGAGTCTCCTTATGAATTTGAACTAGGCAGAGGTGAAGTCATTGCTGCATGGGAAGAAGCCGTCTCGCTCTTCAAGGCTGGCACCAAAGCAACCTTACTCGTCCCCAGTGACTTGGGATTCGGATATGCGAATCGCTACGACATCCCAGGTAGCTCTATCCTAAGGTACGATATAGAAATAATATCCGTAGAAAGCGCTAAATAA
- a CDS encoding RICIN domain-containing protein, with the protein MYLNLYLTSLSKWGCQLLIALLLLVTLSCCSDEELLSSVDELAVIEPESAIPSTGTVYYIKNRKSGKYVDVKDFNHSNGGIIHQWNYTGALNQQWEAISVGSSEYRLKNIESGKSFDIAGNSTANKAYLQQYSYGGASNQKFTFTSAGSGYYMIKAVHSGKALDGTGQTVNGTRIWQWTYSASNQNQHWLFESVNEDTANGSVSYSNPGDIPKFKDALSKAKLQLPTSTTVATAAQLLAGYSSSYFQVANNEDIAFYQTGASKRTELRFENNFVVTSGSRTAHANLKFGTQVGEEATFLQIHDDANAGNGPNKPLLRIYRSLSSGHIHAAVKTDDGGDATTHYDCGSAPTGYFDCDITLSGGTMTIKINGVTKVTKSVTYWDYPSYWKAGVYNQYAGGTTTYFNELTWN; encoded by the coding sequence ATGTATCTAAACTTGTATTTGACTTCCCTGTCTAAATGGGGATGTCAATTATTGATCGCCCTGCTATTGCTAGTAACTTTATCATGTTGCTCAGATGAAGAGCTACTATCCTCGGTGGATGAGCTTGCAGTGATCGAACCTGAATCAGCTATCCCCAGTACAGGTACAGTCTACTATATCAAAAATAGAAAGAGTGGCAAATATGTTGATGTGAAAGACTTCAACCATAGCAATGGCGGAATCATCCATCAGTGGAACTACACTGGCGCACTCAATCAACAGTGGGAGGCAATCTCAGTAGGTAGTAGTGAGTACCGATTAAAAAATATTGAAAGTGGCAAATCATTTGATATTGCTGGCAACAGCACAGCCAACAAAGCTTATCTACAGCAATACTCATATGGAGGTGCTTCCAACCAAAAATTCACCTTTACAAGCGCTGGGAGCGGATATTACATGATCAAGGCAGTGCATAGTGGCAAGGCGCTAGACGGCACAGGTCAAACTGTCAATGGCACGAGAATATGGCAGTGGACGTACAGTGCGAGCAACCAAAATCAACACTGGCTATTCGAAAGTGTGAATGAAGATACAGCTAATGGCTCAGTTTCATATAGCAACCCAGGAGACATCCCCAAATTCAAGGATGCCTTGAGCAAAGCCAAGCTGCAGTTACCCACCAGTACAACCGTGGCAACAGCCGCTCAACTCCTTGCTGGTTACTCATCTAGTTATTTCCAAGTAGCCAACAATGAAGACATTGCATTTTACCAAACGGGAGCTAGTAAACGAACTGAGTTACGCTTTGAAAACAATTTTGTAGTCACCAGTGGTAGCAGAACCGCTCATGCCAATTTAAAATTTGGCACTCAAGTAGGAGAAGAAGCAACATTTTTGCAAATACATGATGATGCAAACGCAGGCAACGGACCCAACAAACCGTTGCTTAGGATATACAGAAGTTTGTCAAGTGGACACATCCATGCAGCAGTCAAAACAGACGATGGAGGAGATGCTACGACACACTACGATTGTGGATCAGCACCCACAGGATATTTTGACTGTGACATCACCCTCAGCGGTGGTACGATGACAATCAAAATCAATGGGGTAACCAAAGTAACAAAGTCTGTGACTTACTGGGATTACCCTAGCTATTGGAAAGCAGGTGTGTACAATCAGTATGCAGGTGGCACCACTACCTATTTTAATGAACTGACTTGGAATTGA
- a CDS encoding ROK family protein, with the protein MAEYVLGIDIGGTNTKYGLVDQEGNVTNEGSFPTQADADINAFLTLLHSHVHELIENNQVIGAGVGAPNGNYYRGTIEHAPNLNWGEIVEFRELFENKFKIKVALTNDANAAALGEMLFGGAKGMKDFVVFTLGTGLGSGIVVDGKLVYGYSGMAGEIGHVSVNPDGRHCACGRKGCLETYVSATGIKRTVSKLMADYTRPSVLRDIPYNQIDGKVITDAAKNHDFIAIKAFEYTGKILGQKLADTVLHTSPKTIFLFGGLVKAGDYLLEPAKHYMEEKMFKPFKNQVDLRASSLMDKNAAVLGAAALGWTEFSKDKEAMNV; encoded by the coding sequence ATGGCTGAATACGTATTAGGAATTGATATTGGAGGGACTAATACCAAATATGGTCTCGTTGATCAAGAAGGTAACGTGACAAACGAAGGCTCATTCCCAACTCAGGCTGACGCTGATATCAATGCATTTTTGACTCTATTGCACAGCCATGTTCATGAATTGATTGAAAACAACCAGGTCATAGGTGCGGGAGTGGGTGCTCCCAATGGCAACTATTACCGAGGTACGATTGAACACGCTCCGAACTTGAATTGGGGCGAGATCGTAGAGTTCAGAGAGCTCTTTGAAAATAAATTTAAAATCAAAGTTGCACTGACCAATGATGCCAATGCAGCCGCACTCGGCGAGATGCTTTTTGGTGGAGCCAAAGGCATGAAGGACTTTGTGGTCTTTACTTTAGGTACGGGCTTAGGTAGTGGTATCGTTGTAGATGGCAAATTGGTCTATGGCTACTCTGGCATGGCTGGTGAAATCGGTCACGTGAGTGTGAACCCTGACGGTCGTCATTGTGCCTGTGGTCGCAAAGGCTGTCTAGAAACCTACGTATCTGCTACAGGCATCAAAAGAACCGTATCCAAATTGATGGCGGATTACACTCGCCCGAGTGTACTCAGAGACATTCCCTACAACCAAATAGATGGCAAAGTCATCACCGATGCAGCCAAAAATCATGATTTCATCGCCATCAAAGCATTTGAGTATACTGGTAAAATACTAGGTCAAAAACTGGCTGATACTGTGTTGCACACGAGTCCTAAGACTATCTTCCTTTTTGGGGGATTGGTCAAAGCTGGGGACTATCTCCTAGAACCCGCCAAGCACTACATGGAGGAAAAAATGTTCAAACCATTTAAGAATCAAGTAGACCTCAGAGCCTCCTCATTGATGGATAAAAATGCGGCAGTCTTGGGCGCAGCAGCACTAGGTTGGACTGAGTTCTCCAAAGACAAGGAGGCGATGAATGTATAA
- a CDS encoding RICIN domain-containing protein yields the protein MYNYYKATKGLKGLFVLALATLLIYGCNDELVLPSEELSTIVDEESAVPTAGTTYYLKSRKSGRYADVKDFSHSNGGIIHQWNYTGALNQQWEVLSVGSGQFRLKSVESGKSFDIAGSSTANKAYLQQWAYGGASNQKFTFTSAGSGYYMIKAVHSGKALDGTGQTANGTRIWQWTYNSGNQNQHWLFEEVGGSTGGGGGSSGSSYPGALLGLTTSNWKLNCFTGSPSSSTYRDDVLDYTGKTFSNYSDANYFYVDGDYAVFRVYRGQPGSSNSGNPRVELREMKNGNEAAWSGSSGNNTMTWVARIDQLGKSASGNDGVTCFGQIHGDGDTVDDVIRVQFLGSVNQSSGAVKLKISGYVTEELQGGSKTYTGYSLDTDYTFKLTYNSSTVKFYVNGSQVFSQSMSGEDTSNNYFKVGNYMQSVQGASYDGSHAIVKIKSLSFTH from the coding sequence ATGTACAATTATTACAAAGCTACGAAAGGGCTCAAGGGGCTCTTCGTGCTCGCGCTAGCCACATTACTCATCTATGGATGTAATGATGAACTCGTTCTACCATCAGAGGAATTGTCAACAATCGTTGACGAAGAATCAGCCGTCCCGACAGCAGGAACAACCTACTACCTCAAAAGCAGAAAAAGTGGTCGGTATGCTGATGTAAAAGATTTCAGCCATAGCAATGGCGGTATCATCCATCAGTGGAACTACACCGGAGCACTCAATCAACAGTGGGAAGTACTCTCTGTAGGCAGCGGCCAATTCAGATTGAAAAGTGTAGAAAGTGGCAAATCATTTGATATCGCTGGAAGCAGTACTGCCAACAAAGCTTACTTGCAACAGTGGGCATACGGTGGAGCTTCTAACCAAAAATTCACCTTTACCAGTGCTGGAAGTGGCTACTACATGATCAAAGCCGTGCATAGTGGCAAAGCACTAGACGGTACAGGTCAAACTGCCAATGGCACAAGAATCTGGCAATGGACATACAATTCAGGCAACCAAAACCAGCATTGGTTGTTTGAAGAAGTAGGTGGCAGCACTGGCGGTGGTGGAGGATCTTCAGGGTCTTCTTATCCAGGAGCTTTGCTAGGACTTACTACAAGCAACTGGAAACTAAACTGTTTCACAGGAAGCCCTTCTAGCTCTACATACAGAGACGACGTTCTGGATTACACAGGTAAGACTTTCTCTAACTACTCTGATGCCAACTACTTCTACGTAGATGGAGACTATGCAGTGTTCAGAGTGTACAGAGGTCAGCCAGGTTCTAGTAATTCAGGCAACCCAAGAGTAGAGTTGAGAGAAATGAAAAATGGCAATGAAGCAGCTTGGTCTGGATCAAGTGGAAACAATACCATGACATGGGTAGCTAGAATAGATCAACTTGGCAAGAGTGCTAGTGGAAATGACGGTGTGACTTGTTTCGGTCAGATTCATGGTGATGGTGACACTGTGGATGATGTGATCAGAGTTCAGTTCCTTGGTTCTGTCAACCAAAGCTCTGGTGCTGTAAAGTTGAAAATCAGTGGTTATGTAACAGAAGAACTCCAAGGTGGTAGCAAGACCTACACTGGCTATTCATTGGATACAGATTATACTTTCAAATTGACTTATAACAGTAGCACTGTTAAGTTTTACGTGAATGGTTCTCAAGTATTCAGCCAATCAATGAGCGGCGAAGATACCTCTAACAACTACTTCAAAGTAGGTAACTATATGCAATCTGTACAAGGCGCAAGCTACGATGGATCACATGCAATTGTGAAAATCAAAAGCCTAAGCTTTACACATTAA